In one Halosimplex halophilum genomic region, the following are encoded:
- a CDS encoding Cdc6/Cdc18 family protein → MSRHRVLDEEAVPERDLVVHRRAELDRLMETVRPTGTGPADLTYLIGPTGTGKTMLSKLAFELLEDDAAMPPHDWVYLNCWSHTERTAILYEIVDDLREAPIHKNTSQSDLIRHLEEDADRPQFAILDEVDQLHDKAILYDLHAAPNLNLILIGNREDDLFAGMSDRVQSRLTVGTRIECERYSAQQLAAILHKRAEYVLGPPGAHYTERQLDTIATNAEGDARVAIRTLRVAIEHSDRGLEDAAIEESVPRAKDQLLKKSREQLPAHQLEVLEIVEGHGPIETPAIYSHYQDRVDDPRTERMVRTYCSKLEQYNHIRSEGPDNNPSWVATTSEIPTETR, encoded by the coding sequence ATGTCTCGCCATCGCGTCCTCGACGAGGAGGCCGTCCCCGAGCGGGATCTGGTCGTCCACCGTCGAGCTGAACTCGACCGGTTGATGGAGACCGTCCGTCCGACCGGGACCGGGCCCGCGGATCTCACCTACCTCATCGGCCCCACGGGTACCGGAAAAACGATGCTCTCGAAGCTCGCGTTCGAACTCCTCGAAGACGACGCTGCGATGCCACCCCACGACTGGGTCTATCTCAACTGCTGGTCGCACACCGAGCGGACGGCCATTCTCTACGAGATCGTCGACGACCTCCGGGAGGCGCCGATCCACAAGAACACCTCCCAGTCCGACCTCATCCGGCACTTGGAGGAGGACGCCGACCGCCCGCAGTTCGCCATCCTCGACGAGGTCGACCAGCTGCACGACAAGGCCATCCTCTACGACCTTCACGCGGCACCGAACCTGAACCTCATCCTCATCGGGAATCGCGAGGACGACCTGTTCGCCGGGATGAGCGACCGCGTGCAGTCGCGGCTGACCGTCGGAACGCGCATCGAGTGCGAGCGCTATTCCGCCCAGCAGCTGGCGGCCATCCTCCACAAGCGCGCCGAGTACGTCCTCGGCCCGCCCGGGGCCCACTACACAGAGCGCCAGCTGGACACGATCGCCACCAACGCCGAGGGCGATGCGCGCGTGGCGATCCGGACTCTTCGGGTCGCCATCGAGCACTCCGACCGGGGGCTGGAGGACGCGGCCATCGAGGAGTCGGTCCCACGCGCGAAAGACCAGCTGCTCAAGAAGAGCCGCGAGCAGTTGCCCGCCCACCAGCTGGAGGTGCTGGAGATCGTCGAGGGCCACGGCCCGATCGAGACGCCGGCCATCTACAGTCACTACCAAGACCGTGTCGACGACCCGCGCACCGAGCGCATGGTCCGGACCTACTGCTCGAAGTTGGAGCAGTACAACCACATTCGCTCGGAGGGGCCCGACAACAACCCCTCGTGGGTCGCGACCACGTCGGAAATCCCAACGGAAACGAGGTAA
- a CDS encoding J domain-containing protein, with the protein MPEQMSRIDWPEGYDRTDPDGREPYPGNITLDHAEAFRSIPEELEAWGATLDRVEFAATAYANDSNIPHKSADPDDPGVAVYFRRVDEHADRGYALACDRWDSLRDNARAIALYVRRKRLAERCEVATAESEFETAALPPGDGAEGDDVIVAGAPEPELGADRAADLLGVAPDAPDRVVETAFQEAVKDGHPDQGGDASMSRLKEAREVLTDADQ; encoded by the coding sequence ATGCCTGAACAGATGTCCCGTATCGACTGGCCCGAGGGCTACGACCGCACCGACCCGGACGGCCGCGAGCCCTACCCCGGCAACATCACGCTTGACCACGCCGAGGCGTTCCGCTCGATCCCGGAGGAACTCGAAGCGTGGGGCGCGACGCTCGACCGCGTCGAGTTCGCGGCGACGGCCTACGCGAACGACTCGAACATCCCGCACAAGAGCGCCGACCCCGACGACCCCGGCGTCGCCGTCTACTTCCGGCGCGTCGACGAGCACGCCGACCGCGGGTACGCGCTGGCCTGTGATCGGTGGGACTCGCTCCGGGACAACGCCCGGGCGATCGCGCTGTACGTGCGCCGGAAGCGCCTGGCCGAACGGTGCGAAGTCGCGACCGCCGAGTCGGAGTTCGAGACCGCGGCGCTGCCGCCCGGCGACGGCGCCGAGGGCGACGACGTGATCGTCGCCGGCGCGCCCGAGCCCGAGCTGGGCGCGGACCGGGCGGCCGACCTGCTCGGCGTCGCGCCGGACGCGCCGGACCGCGTCGTCGAGACGGCCTTTCAGGAGGCCGTCAAGGACGGCCACCCCGACCAGGGCGGTGACGCCTCTATGTCGCGCCTGAAAGAGGCGCGGGAGGTGCTGACCGATGCCGACCAGTGA
- a CDS encoding outer membrane protein assembly factor BamB family protein, translating into MAQVSTATPTAQIRERRPGIPDDGDGNIAGELDLSTYEGFAFLSSFVIPGGCSFSYDSSGPSLSIGAGRIARYTGDRQELVTVEAVSGLGLASGTTNFVYFRGDNVWEVRDADEPPGPDALLAGTVDTASRRVDEAVRGRSPIPSDLPGVATTGDGPDEPPAVVDAPSLVDGETRYYRERITETERIALYRAGVVSDTLSATTGLAARVVTEGGGTVHHATEAKRATGDPLATVSGPADVRFEISNATGGSVAGVSGRWTYRIEPVSAPTTVSYGGFAQYQVDAQNTGATANTGPTGSSSQAWTYTTGSLVQASPAVVDGTVYVGSRDASMYALATSDGSEEWSTGLGSGILSSAAVVDGTVYVGAGSTLYALSAADGSEEWTYATGNTISSSPAVVDGTVYVGSNDDSVYAVAASDGSEQWTYATGGDVVSSPAVANGTVYVGSNDSTVYALDASDGSEVWTVATGNEVRSSPAVVDGTVYVGSFDDTVYALDAGDGSETWSTALGGDVFVSPSVRDGSVFAATTATGQNNVFALAASDGSQEWAYQAADAVQSSPTVTSDTVYFGDGSGNVYGLAVSDGSENWTASAGSFLVWSPPALDSGRLFIGSGDNNVYALE; encoded by the coding sequence ATGGCTCAAGTCTCCACCGCCACCCCGACCGCACAGATTCGCGAACGCCGGCCCGGGATCCCCGACGACGGCGACGGCAACATCGCCGGCGAGCTTGACCTCTCGACCTACGAGGGGTTCGCCTTCCTGTCGAGTTTCGTGATCCCCGGCGGCTGCAGCTTTTCGTACGACTCCAGTGGCCCCTCGCTGTCGATCGGCGCCGGGCGCATCGCCCGCTACACCGGGGATCGGCAGGAACTCGTGACGGTCGAGGCGGTCTCCGGGCTGGGGCTGGCCAGCGGGACGACCAACTTCGTCTACTTCCGCGGCGACAACGTCTGGGAGGTGCGCGACGCCGACGAGCCGCCCGGGCCCGACGCGCTGCTGGCGGGCACGGTCGACACGGCCTCGCGGAGGGTCGACGAGGCCGTCCGCGGGCGGTCGCCCATCCCGTCGGACCTGCCGGGCGTCGCAACCACTGGCGACGGGCCCGACGAGCCACCGGCGGTCGTCGACGCGCCGAGCCTGGTCGACGGCGAGACGCGCTACTACCGCGAGCGCATCACCGAGACCGAGCGCATCGCCCTCTACCGGGCGGGCGTGGTGTCGGACACGCTGTCCGCAACGACCGGTCTCGCGGCGCGTGTCGTCACGGAGGGTGGCGGGACGGTCCACCACGCTACCGAGGCCAAGCGGGCGACTGGCGACCCGCTGGCGACCGTCTCGGGGCCGGCCGACGTGCGCTTCGAGATCTCGAACGCGACCGGCGGGTCTGTCGCCGGCGTCTCCGGCCGCTGGACCTACCGGATCGAGCCGGTGAGCGCGCCGACGACCGTCTCCTACGGCGGGTTCGCGCAGTACCAGGTGGACGCACAAAACACGGGCGCGACGGCGAACACGGGCCCGACCGGCTCGTCGAGCCAGGCGTGGACCTACACGACGGGGTCGCTCGTCCAGGCGTCGCCGGCGGTGGTCGACGGGACCGTCTACGTCGGGAGCCGGGACGCCTCCATGTACGCGCTGGCGACCAGCGACGGCTCCGAGGAGTGGTCGACCGGTCTCGGCAGCGGGATCCTCTCGTCGGCGGCCGTCGTCGACGGGACCGTCTACGTCGGCGCCGGGAGCACGCTCTACGCGCTGTCGGCGGCCGACGGGAGCGAGGAGTGGACCTACGCGACCGGCAACACGATCTCCTCGTCGCCGGCGGTCGTCGACGGGACCGTCTACGTCGGCAGCAACGACGACTCGGTCTACGCGGTGGCGGCGAGCGACGGCAGCGAACAGTGGACCTACGCGACCGGGGGTGACGTGGTTTCCTCGCCGGCGGTCGCCAACGGCACCGTCTACGTCGGGTCCAACGACAGCACCGTCTACGCGCTCGACGCGTCCGATGGGAGCGAAGTCTGGACGGTCGCGACCGGCAACGAGGTGCGCTCCTCGCCGGCGGTCGTCGACGGCACCGTCTACGTCGGGAGCTTCGACGACACCGTCTACGCGCTCGACGCCGGCGACGGCAGTGAGACGTGGTCGACCGCGCTCGGCGGCGACGTGTTCGTCTCGCCGTCCGTGCGCGACGGGTCGGTGTTCGCCGCGACCACGGCGACCGGCCAGAACAACGTGTTCGCGCTGGCGGCCAGCGATGGCTCTCAGGAGTGGGCCTATCAGGCGGCCGACGCCGTCCAGTCGTCGCCGACGGTCACGTCGGACACGGTCTACTTCGGCGACGGCAGCGGCAACGTCTACGGGCTGGCGGTCAGTGACGGCAGCGAGAACTGGACCGCGTCGGCGGGGTCGTTCCTCGTGTGGTCACCGCCGGCGCTCGACTCCGGGCGGCTGTTCATCGGCAGCGGCGACAACAACGTCTACGCGCTGGAGTAA
- a CDS encoding RHS repeat domain-containing protein, protein MSWDITITDAGGDDHSPPLYAPAGENMPRRIPAANGRPVLEFAVPPNRDSNGDPEWFASAYEDASVHVLKDGVEQPYDRLVGFEDRPSAGVTILRAIGGDELDDSAEASFSNIPTVEAARRVVEDNTSYGFESEVAETTEQDVLVWDKTDGLATTDIEPPADDSPARVVDGDVTSHQTLFLGEPSTTLDAQSKAVELTVELGYAIPAERVGAAVDIDTTGDIVGLELAVDGSVIGEVKPGTTVDTAPTWIRREGADQRLDAGEHTLTVQCIATEDAGGTALTAVAPDAIAVYDAGFDYDFDPDLVTGPETHPAALPVSLREPLVTRAVTGLRIKGYWADNEPGTFDLSNGAESEYATEEVDFDSYGAVADVDVVVTRYGSDSTETPEYGFKANRLTGFRLVADLSTMPLVVDETVDGTVAEVLTELADTLRGDFIWTFDTDDQGNEIVRFVQSGSRQSTQPDIENYSVEKRVDDRLDEVRILGGRVDVEREAVRVAPAILQDVGASFTPDAYLDNGQVVEGSETVTDADSSQTYERGTHYTIDYDAGTLQTVDDPPRADPIPAGAELLVSYQFQPSATVTRDGATAPIRSQTIDELPLRSDRACRLAAEEILDAASSPTYDATAELRGNTTYSPVADLVSARLPVASLETVDIEATPAGASVRLDAREPIDSVFSGFRSRIESVARHSR, encoded by the coding sequence GTGTCCTGGGACATCACGATCACCGACGCCGGAGGGGACGACCATTCCCCGCCGCTGTACGCGCCGGCTGGGGAGAACATGCCCCGGCGGATCCCCGCGGCGAACGGCCGGCCCGTGTTGGAGTTCGCCGTGCCGCCGAACCGCGACAGCAATGGCGATCCTGAGTGGTTCGCCTCTGCGTACGAGGATGCGAGCGTGCACGTCCTCAAGGACGGCGTCGAACAGCCGTACGACCGTCTCGTCGGCTTCGAGGACCGGCCGTCGGCGGGCGTCACGATCCTCCGCGCTATCGGCGGCGATGAGCTGGACGACAGCGCCGAGGCGTCGTTCTCGAACATCCCGACCGTCGAGGCCGCCCGCCGCGTCGTTGAGGACAACACCAGCTACGGCTTCGAGTCCGAGGTCGCCGAGACCACCGAGCAGGACGTGCTCGTCTGGGACAAGACCGACGGCCTCGCGACGACGGACATCGAGCCGCCCGCAGACGACTCGCCGGCTCGGGTCGTCGACGGCGATGTAACCAGCCACCAGACGCTGTTCCTGGGCGAGCCATCGACGACGCTCGACGCCCAGAGCAAGGCCGTCGAGCTGACGGTCGAGTTGGGCTACGCCATCCCGGCCGAGCGCGTCGGCGCCGCGGTCGACATCGACACGACCGGCGACATCGTCGGCCTCGAACTCGCCGTCGACGGCTCGGTCATCGGCGAGGTCAAACCCGGGACGACGGTGGACACGGCGCCGACGTGGATCCGTCGCGAGGGGGCCGACCAGCGTCTCGACGCCGGCGAGCACACGCTGACGGTGCAGTGCATCGCGACCGAGGACGCCGGCGGGACGGCACTCACGGCGGTCGCCCCCGACGCGATCGCCGTCTACGACGCGGGCTTCGACTACGACTTCGACCCGGACCTCGTGACCGGGCCCGAAACGCACCCGGCGGCGCTGCCCGTCTCGCTGCGGGAGCCGCTGGTCACCCGCGCCGTCACGGGCCTCCGCATCAAGGGCTACTGGGCGGACAACGAGCCCGGGACGTTCGACCTGAGCAACGGCGCCGAGTCGGAGTACGCGACCGAGGAGGTAGACTTCGACAGCTACGGCGCCGTCGCCGACGTGGACGTGGTCGTCACCCGCTACGGGAGCGACAGCACGGAGACGCCGGAGTACGGCTTCAAGGCCAACCGGCTGACGGGCTTCCGGCTGGTCGCCGACCTCTCGACCATGCCGCTGGTCGTCGACGAGACCGTCGACGGCACCGTCGCGGAGGTCCTCACGGAGCTGGCCGACACGCTGCGGGGTGACTTCATCTGGACGTTCGACACCGACGACCAGGGCAACGAGATCGTCCGGTTCGTCCAGTCCGGGAGTCGCCAGTCCACCCAGCCCGACATCGAGAACTACTCGGTGGAAAAGCGCGTCGACGACCGCCTTGACGAGGTCCGGATCCTCGGCGGCCGTGTCGACGTGGAGCGCGAGGCCGTCCGCGTCGCCCCGGCCATCCTGCAGGATGTCGGCGCGTCGTTCACGCCCGACGCCTACCTCGACAACGGCCAGGTCGTCGAGGGGAGCGAGACCGTGACCGACGCCGACTCCAGCCAGACCTACGAGCGCGGCACCCACTACACGATCGACTACGACGCCGGCACGCTCCAGACGGTCGACGACCCGCCGCGGGCCGACCCGATCCCTGCCGGCGCCGAGCTGCTCGTCTCCTACCAGTTCCAGCCGAGCGCGACGGTCACCCGCGACGGGGCGACCGCGCCCATCCGGTCGCAGACGATCGACGAGCTGCCCCTGCGCTCGGACCGGGCGTGTCGGCTGGCCGCCGAGGAGATCCTCGACGCCGCCTCGTCGCCGACCTACGACGCGACGGCCGAACTCCGGGGCAACACCACCTACTCGCCGGTCGCCGACCTCGTCTCCGCCCGGCTACCCGTCGCCAGCCTGGAGACGGTCGACATCGAGGCGACACCCGCTGGGGCCTCGGTCCGCCTGGACGCCCGCGAGCCCATCGACAGCGTCTTCTCGGGCTTCCGCTCGCGCATCGAAAGCGTCGCCCGCCACTCCCGATAA
- a CDS encoding site-specific integrase yields MATNAADGFRSTANQTTHSKEDALDEVEFELLFEGASSLDDYYGIQAQFVILVLGRLGLRRGELCHMRESWVDWRNEEICIPRQQDCHGERQGDGPCGYCKQLARQRAEVNEGISYERALEDVWKAKTDAAARGVYFGFDPRVQLFIERFFDRFDSWTWSATAINRRVDKAAAAADGVSVDEVRPHSLRATAATNLAGKGADMHSLMQFFGWAQPETAEFYIARNSTATARQLDAIHQG; encoded by the coding sequence ATGGCAACCAACGCAGCGGACGGATTTAGGAGTACCGCCAACCAGACCACCCACTCGAAAGAAGACGCCCTCGACGAGGTCGAGTTCGAACTGCTGTTTGAGGGCGCCAGCAGCCTCGACGACTATTACGGGATCCAGGCCCAGTTCGTCATCCTCGTCCTCGGTCGCCTCGGTCTCCGCCGGGGCGAACTCTGCCACATGCGGGAGTCGTGGGTCGACTGGCGCAACGAGGAGATCTGCATCCCGCGCCAGCAGGACTGCCACGGCGAGCGCCAGGGCGACGGCCCGTGCGGCTACTGCAAGCAGCTCGCCCGCCAGCGCGCTGAGGTCAACGAGGGGATCTCGTACGAGCGCGCCCTCGAAGACGTGTGGAAAGCCAAGACCGACGCGGCGGCCCGCGGTGTCTACTTCGGGTTCGACCCGCGCGTCCAGCTGTTCATCGAGCGGTTTTTCGACCGCTTCGACTCCTGGACGTGGTCGGCGACGGCCATCAACCGCCGGGTCGACAAGGCCGCCGCGGCCGCCGACGGCGTCTCCGTCGACGAGGTCCGACCCCACAGCCTCCGGGCGACGGCGGCGACGAACCTGGCGGGGAAGGGCGCTGATATGCATAGTCTGATGCAGTTCTTTGGCTGGGCCCAGCCGGAGACCGCCGAGTTCTACATCGCGCGGAACTCGACGGCGACCGCCCGGCAGCTCGACGCGATCCACCAGGGGTAG
- a CDS encoding alkaline phosphatase family protein, producing the protein MVGMGQLTFAIKNPKVTATEFWRERKVRQNPPFDTNGVNIHTRDWDVLLVLDACRYDVFEKHCEIDGDLRKVWSRGSTSEEWVRGNFVGDYDDLVIVATNPFYRELADEVGLRVHHFEWVEPDDEARELTDPERVTDRVLEVAAEYPEKRVLAHYMQPHAPYLGQTGQEISFEREPLQKAISRNGVSQELVQKAYRENFEIVQEAIRPVIDAELGKTVITADHGELLGEPLLPNVGIAGFYGHPYGFQHEILRTVPWHVVPTDQRRTIRDGSGSKIDSADVGDQLEALGYL; encoded by the coding sequence ATGGTGGGTATGGGCCAACTTACATTTGCGATTAAGAACCCGAAAGTTACAGCGACAGAGTTCTGGAGGGAACGGAAGGTGAGACAAAATCCACCGTTTGATACAAATGGGGTCAATATCCATACCAGGGATTGGGATGTTCTACTCGTCTTAGATGCCTGCCGTTACGATGTTTTTGAGAAACACTGCGAGATCGACGGCGACCTTCGAAAGGTGTGGTCACGAGGCTCGACGAGCGAGGAGTGGGTTCGGGGCAACTTCGTGGGCGATTATGATGACCTCGTCATCGTAGCTACGAATCCGTTTTACAGGGAATTAGCGGATGAGGTCGGGTTACGTGTCCACCATTTTGAGTGGGTAGAACCAGATGACGAAGCACGCGAATTAACCGACCCAGAACGAGTCACAGATCGTGTCTTGGAGGTTGCTGCCGAGTACCCAGAAAAGCGGGTGTTAGCGCACTATATGCAGCCTCATGCGCCTTACCTTGGGCAGACGGGGCAGGAGATCTCGTTCGAGAGAGAACCACTCCAGAAGGCGATATCTCGCAATGGGGTGTCACAAGAACTGGTTCAAAAGGCATATCGAGAGAACTTTGAGATCGTTCAAGAAGCGATCAGACCAGTAATCGACGCGGAATTAGGGAAGACCGTGATCACCGCAGATCACGGCGAACTCCTGGGCGAACCGTTGCTCCCGAATGTTGGAATTGCAGGTTTCTACGGCCATCCCTATGGGTTCCAACACGAGATCCTCCGCACGGTGCCATGGCACGTTGTTCCGACAGATCAACGCCGCACGATTCGGGACGGTAGTGGGTCAAAAATCGACTCTGCCGATGTTGGTGATCAACTCGAAGCTTTGGGCTATCTCTAA
- a CDS encoding glycoside hydrolase family protein, protein MGILRNFLRQWREKRDGTLEGPALSTEVLNNTYHAENFSGANGGEMIQNAVDAAASTVGFNKVVVNGPGPDDVSDSTGSMSDPTWAENAWELTQHLSIPSYTYVVFENCYIFLADGTDDNLVRNADFQNGDQYIVIEYQNAVFDGNNLNQTEIARSTSDALVNLGFRFYNVDNLHMHGRGIVRNTNAWGGKIEGVTESSASGITWWQNGETDNMDGIKVLGPADNVTIRDFDGRTGDDMTSANDYDEHLMDGSGGPVRNVTFENIRRRSSQDGSGNAVRVWQYGNSIVEDITIGTVMHKDGLQGSAAVSLGFGLGASSFKDFSNITVENVVSNNERGVTIMQPVRNVTIDNIVTKNGENPVNVAAELHGSSISNVSGVDCAAILKVGGLLADTTVDLGGQTNDASLNAAIRVPSGGTVERCDVELGTFDLQKDGLQNGDVLKVESDGGWYDTNIRGGTIRRADSFLNLQPDSTGHVDNVEIVGTVSTIYAETGDLSFGPNMPAFDSAPAHINRSMAWASPSWDPDGDGNGELVVSDGSSWNEAVDLPNWA, encoded by the coding sequence ATGGGGATCCTGCGGAACTTCCTGCGGCAGTGGCGGGAGAAGCGCGACGGGACGCTGGAGGGGCCGGCGCTCAGTACAGAGGTTCTAAATAACACCTATCACGCCGAGAACTTCAGCGGGGCAAACGGTGGTGAGATGATCCAGAACGCGGTCGACGCCGCCGCATCAACCGTCGGCTTCAACAAGGTTGTCGTCAACGGCCCAGGACCCGACGACGTGTCGGACTCGACGGGGTCGATGAGCGATCCGACGTGGGCGGAGAATGCGTGGGAGCTTACCCAGCACCTCTCTATCCCCTCGTACACGTACGTCGTGTTCGAGAACTGCTATATTTTCCTCGCAGATGGCACTGACGACAATCTCGTACGGAATGCCGACTTTCAGAATGGTGACCAGTACATCGTCATCGAGTACCAGAACGCAGTCTTCGATGGAAACAACCTCAACCAGACCGAGATTGCACGTTCAACATCCGATGCGCTGGTCAACCTCGGATTTCGGTTCTACAACGTCGACAACCTCCACATGCACGGGAGGGGGATCGTGCGGAATACGAACGCCTGGGGCGGAAAAATCGAGGGTGTCACGGAGTCGTCGGCAAGCGGGATCACGTGGTGGCAGAACGGCGAGACCGACAACATGGACGGCATCAAAGTCCTCGGTCCCGCGGACAACGTCACTATCCGTGACTTCGATGGTCGCACGGGCGACGACATGACCTCGGCGAACGACTACGACGAGCATCTGATGGACGGGTCTGGCGGCCCCGTGCGAAACGTCACGTTCGAAAACATCCGTCGGCGTTCATCTCAAGACGGATCTGGTAACGCTGTCCGTGTCTGGCAGTACGGAAATAGTATCGTCGAGGATATCACGATAGGCACCGTGATGCACAAGGACGGATTGCAGGGGAGCGCGGCCGTCTCGCTTGGTTTCGGTCTCGGGGCAAGCTCGTTCAAGGACTTCAGTAACATCACCGTGGAAAACGTCGTCTCGAACAACGAGCGGGGCGTGACGATCATGCAGCCCGTCAGAAACGTCACCATCGACAACATCGTCACCAAGAACGGGGAAAATCCCGTCAATGTGGCGGCGGAATTGCACGGATCGTCGATTTCGAACGTGTCTGGTGTTGACTGCGCTGCAATCCTCAAGGTCGGCGGGCTACTGGCCGACACGACGGTCGACCTTGGGGGGCAAACCAACGATGCATCGCTAAACGCTGCGATCCGCGTCCCCAGCGGTGGGACCGTCGAACGATGCGATGTCGAGCTTGGTACGTTCGACCTCCAGAAAGACGGGCTTCAGAACGGAGACGTGCTGAAGGTCGAATCGGACGGGGGCTGGTACGATACCAACATTCGTGGTGGGACGATCCGACGCGCCGATTCATTCCTCAACCTCCAGCCTGACTCGACGGGGCACGTCGACAACGTCGAGATCGTTGGGACTGTGTCGACGATCTACGCCGAAACTGGCGACCTGTCGTTCGGGCCGAACATGCCCGCGTTCGACTCTGCGCCCGCTCACATCAACCGTTCGATGGCATGGGCCTCGCCATCGTGGGACCCCGACGGCGACGGGAACGGGGAGCTTGTCGTATCGGACGGGTCAAGTTGGAACGAGGCGGTCGACCTTCCCAACTGGGCGTAA
- a CDS encoding XkdF-like putative serine protease domain-containing protein, with protein sequence MKTKKSDGPSAIRKDVEWVAKDDDEQVATGIVMVPDKADLQNDFVREDQIRAFAEQFENFESVGEAGGGIMHAVFPDDWLDLERNEVLDEPETIGGETAPAGAWVQSWKYNNDDLWQLVADGILAGYSVGIDSVRWDGPYEQDDDAVDDVEVPPEIGDEELIWRIVEGIMREVSTVDIPAVPDAEILSKDDAEKRLGDYLGNRDGFIEEAMERGHSEAEAERMWDVLNEAADLEGAGQPGEKSDNPITRAGRAFLSALSGGDAGEGGANVAETPDADPRGASKEGRTLSQANRESAMAAVDANLDILHDAGVGEDMMRFTDRDDVDFDLSEHDAREAVGDHDEDDEGDGEADANYAAGGDTPDDDTTMSDNPNDGEGEKSLAEQNAEQIDDLSDKVDEIHRAITGEEKTREIEIGGETVEVSESELKAALGVEEEAAGGDIEELQSEIKSLEQRVNTIAEQGGASGQVRSAATGDGGEGDDKLSQVGELLS encoded by the coding sequence ATGAAGACCAAGAAGTCCGACGGGCCCAGCGCCATCCGGAAGGATGTCGAGTGGGTCGCGAAGGACGACGACGAGCAGGTCGCCACCGGGATCGTCATGGTCCCGGACAAGGCCGACCTGCAGAACGACTTCGTCCGCGAGGACCAGATCCGCGCGTTCGCCGAGCAGTTCGAGAACTTCGAGAGCGTCGGCGAGGCCGGCGGCGGCATCATGCACGCCGTCTTCCCCGACGACTGGCTCGACCTCGAACGGAACGAGGTGCTCGACGAGCCGGAGACGATCGGCGGGGAGACGGCGCCGGCCGGCGCGTGGGTCCAGTCGTGGAAGTACAACAACGACGACCTCTGGCAGCTCGTCGCCGACGGGATCCTCGCCGGCTACTCGGTCGGCATCGACAGCGTCCGCTGGGACGGCCCCTACGAGCAGGACGACGACGCCGTCGACGATGTCGAGGTGCCGCCGGAGATCGGCGACGAGGAACTCATCTGGCGGATCGTCGAGGGGATCATGCGCGAGGTGTCGACCGTCGACATCCCCGCGGTCCCCGACGCGGAGATCCTCTCGAAGGACGACGCCGAAAAGCGACTCGGCGACTACCTCGGCAACCGCGACGGCTTCATCGAGGAGGCGATGGAGCGCGGCCACAGCGAGGCCGAGGCTGAGCGGATGTGGGATGTCCTCAACGAGGCCGCCGACCTCGAAGGCGCCGGCCAGCCGGGTGAGAAGTCAGACAACCCGATCACCCGCGCCGGCAGGGCGTTCCTCTCGGCACTCTCCGGCGGCGACGCTGGGGAGGGTGGCGCGAACGTCGCCGAGACGCCCGACGCCGACCCACGCGGGGCGTCGAAAGAGGGCCGCACGCTCTCGCAGGCGAACCGCGAGTCGGCGATGGCCGCCGTCGACGCGAACCTCGACATCCTGCACGACGCCGGCGTCGGCGAGGACATGATGCGGTTCACCGACCGCGACGACGTGGACTTCGACCTCTCGGAGCACGATGCCCGTGAGGCGGTCGGCGACCACGACGAGGACGACGAGGGCGACGGGGAAGCGGATGCCAACTACGCCGCCGGCGGCGACACGCCGGACGACGACACCACCATGAGCGACAACCCCAACGACGGCGAGGGTGAGAAGTCCCTCGCCGAGCAGAACGCTGAACAGATCGACGACCTGAGCGACAAGGTCGACGAGATCCACCGCGCCATCACCGGCGAGGAGAAGACCCGCGAGATCGAGATCGGCGGCGAGACCGTCGAGGTCTCCGAGTCCGAGCTCAAGGCCGCGCTCGGCGTCGAGGAAGAGGCGGCCGGCGGCGACATCGAGGAGCTGCAGTCCGAGATCAAGTCCCTCGAACAGCGGGTCAACACCATCGCCGAGCAGGGCGGGGCCAGCGGGCAGGTCCGCTCGGCCGCGACCGGCGACGGCGGTGAGGGTGACGACAAGCTGAGCCAGGTCGGCGAGCTACTTTCCTGA